A section of the Humulus lupulus chromosome 2, drHumLupu1.1, whole genome shotgun sequence genome encodes:
- the LOC133819602 gene encoding polygalacturonase At1g48100: MEMVRGFLFIFWITVSLVIIQNSSNNNNVEGRFHYHKKQKYKEVPAPPPQSSSSSPSPSQSQSPVSNDDPTVPSDPSPPTPGTSITPVPSDPYPNDPAPEPAPAPAPADGDDTTSTGCTFDVMSYGAVGDGEADDTAAFREAWKAACAVESGVVLAPANYCFKITSTIFSGPCSPGLVFQVDGVLMTPDGPEEWPQADSRRQWLVFYRLDNMSFTGTGTIEGNGEKWWDLPCKPHRGPNGSTKSGPCDSPALIRFFMSSNLAVKGLSIKNSPMFHMKFDGCEGVLIDGISISSPKLSPNTDGIHIENTKSVGIYNSMIANGDDCISIGPGCSDVDIEGVTCGPSHGISIGSLGVHNSQACVSNIAVRNVVIRESDNGLRIKTWQGGTGSVTGIVFENIEMENVRNCINVDQYYCLSKECLNQTSAVYVNDIQYRTIKGTYDVRTTPIHFACSDAVACTNITMSDVELFPHEGELLEDPFCWNAYGTQQTLTIPPISCLQEGEAQTLAEPHKYICS, encoded by the exons ATGGAGATGGTTCGTGGGTTTTTATTCATCTTTTGGATTACAGTGAGTCTTGTTATTATACAAAAttcaagtaataataataatgtagaAGGAAGGTTTCATTATCACAAGAAGCAAAAGTATAAAGAAGTCCCTGCACCACCACcacaatcatcatcatcatcaccatcaccatcacaaTCACAATCACCAGTGAGTAATGATGATCCGACTGTGCCTTCGGACCCTTCTCCTCCAACTCCAGGCACTTCCATCACTCCCGTACCATCAGACCCTTATCCAAACGACCCGGCGCCAGAACCAGCACCAGCACCAGCACCAGCCGATGGGGATGATACGACCAGCACCGGCTGCACATTCGACGTCATGTCGTATGGTGCGGTGGGAGATGGCGAAGCAGACGACACTGCAGCCTTCAGAGAGGCATGGAAAGCTGCCTGCGCTGTGGAATCAGGTGTCGTTTTGGCCCCTGCTAACTACTGTTTCAAAATCACTTCCACCATATTTTCAGGACCCTGCAGCCCCGGATTAGTTTTCCAA GTAGATGGGGTATTAATGACACCAGATGGACCAGAGGAATGGCCCCAAGCAGATAGCCGTAGACAATGGCTTGTGTTTTACAGACTGGACAATATGAGTTTCACAGGAACTGGTACTATTGAAGGCAATGGTGAGAAGTGGTGGGATCTCCCTTGCAAGCCTCACAGG GGTCCCAATGGATCAACAAAATCAGGACCATGTGATAGCCCAGCT TTAATACGGTTCTTCATGAGCTCCAACTTGGCAGTAAAAGGACTAAGTATAAAAAACAGTCCAATGTTTCACATGAAATTCGACGGTTGTGAAGGTGTGCTGATTGATGGGATATCCATTTCATCACCAAAGCTTAGCCCCAACACTGATGGGATCCACATAGAGAATACTAAATCAGTGGGGATATACAACTCAATGATAGCCAATG GAGATGACTGCATTTCAATTGGTCCTGGATGTTCTGACGTGGACATAGAAGGTGTGACGTGTGGGCCAAGTCACGGGATTAG CATTGGGAGCCTAGGAGTGCATAACTCACAAGCATGTGTATCGAACATAGCGGTTCGAAACGTCGTGATCAGAGAATCAGACAACGGGCTGAGAATAAAGACATGGCAAGGTGGTACGGGCTCCGTAACTGGGATAGTGTTCGAGAATATTGAAATGGAGAATGTGAGGAACTGCATCAACGTGGACCAGTACTACTGTCTCTCCAAGGAATGTCTCAATCAGACCTCGGCTGTCTACGTAAACGACATCCAATACCGCACCATAAAAGGCACATACGACGTACGGACCACCCCAATCCACTTCGCCTGCAGCGACGCCGTCGCCTGCACCAACATCACCATGTCCGATGTCGAGCTCTTCCCGCACGAGGGAGAGTTGCTCGAAGACCCCTTTTGCTGGAACGCTTATGGGACTCAGCAGACTCTCACCATTCCTCCCATTAGTTGCTTGCAAGAAGGGGAAGCTCAGACTCTGGCCGAGCCCCACAAATATATTTGCTCATAG